The following proteins are encoded in a genomic region of Bubalus kerabau isolate K-KA32 ecotype Philippines breed swamp buffalo chromosome 15, PCC_UOA_SB_1v2, whole genome shotgun sequence:
- the LOC129628475 gene encoding olfactory receptor 5T2-like, translated as MKNVTEVASFLLKGFTDNLELQIILFFLFLAVYLFTLIGNLGLVVLVIGDPRLHSPMYYFLSVLSSVDACYSSVITPKMLADFMSKNKAISFLECATQMFLAVTFGTTECFLLAAMAYDRYMAIYNPLLYSVSMAPRVYVPLIIASYVGGIVHASVHTVATFRLSFCESNEIRHVFCDSPPLLAISCSDTHTNQLLLFYFAGSIEIVTVLIVLISYGFILLTILRMPSAVGRRKVFSTCGSHLTGVSIFHGTVLFMYVRPSSSYASDHDMIVSIFYTIVIPMLNPIIYSLRNKDVKEAMKKVFRKNWLINKVYFHSKY; from the coding sequence ATGAAGAATGTCACTGAAGTAGCATCTTTTTTACTGAAAGGCTTCACAGACAATCTTGAACTGCAAATCATCTTATTCTTCTTGTTTCTAGCAGTTTACCTCTTCACACTGATTGGAAATTTAGGACTGGTTGTATTGGTCATTGGGGATCCCCGGCTCCACAGCCCCATGTACTATTTTCTGAGTGTGCTTTCATCTGTGGATGCCTGCTATTCCTCAGTAATTACCCCCAAAATGTTAGCAGACTTTATGTCAAAGAACAAAGCCATTTCCTTTCTTGAATGTGCAACACAGATGTTTCTTGCTGTTACTTTTGGGACCACAGAATGCTTTCTTCTGGCTGCAATGGCATATGATCGTTACATGGCCATCTACAACCCCCTCCTGTATTCAGTCAGCATGGCACCCAGAGTCTACGTGCCACTCATCATTGCTTCCTATGTTGGTGGCATCGTGCATGCTTCTGTACACACAGTGGCTACTTTTAGGTTATCCTTCTGTGAATCCAATGAAATCAGACATGTCTTCTGTGACAGCCCTCCCCTCCTCGCTATTTCTTGCTCTGACACTCACACAAACCAGCTTCTGCTCTTCTACTTTGCAGGCTCTATTGAGATAGTCACTGTCCTGATTGTCCTGATCTCCTATGGTTTCATTCTGCTGACCATTCTGAGGATGCCATCTGCTGTAGGGAGAAGGAAAGTGTTTTCTACATGTGGTTCTCACCTAACTGGAGTGTCCATTTTTCATGGTACTGTTCTCTTCATGTATGTGAGACCAAGTTCCAGCTATGCCTCAGATCATGATATGATTGTGTCTATATTTTATACCATTGTAATTCCCATGCTGAATCCCATCATTTATAGTTTAAGGAACAAAGATGTAAAAGAGGCAATGAAAAAAGTGTTTAGGAAAAATTGGCTTATCAATAAAGTATATTTTcacagtaaatattaa
- the LOC129628476 gene encoding LOW QUALITY PROTEIN: olfactory receptor 5T3-like (The sequence of the model RefSeq protein was modified relative to this genomic sequence to represent the inferred CDS: deleted 2 bases in 1 codon), with the protein MVQLSSDLDSYQIQMKNVTEVNMFILMGFTDDLEVQLYLFLLFLAIYLFTLVGNLGLGMMVIVDSRIQNPMYYFLSVLSFLDAYYSSVVTPKMLINFLSENKTISYLGCAAQMLLFVTFGTTECFLLAAMAYDHYVAIYDPLLYSASMAPRVYVRLIIASYVAGIMHATVHTVATFSLSFCASNEIRHVFCDIPPLLAISCSDTHTDQLLLFYFVGSIEIVTVLIVLISCGFILLAVLRMCSAEGRSKVFSTCGSHLTGVTIYHGTILFTYMRPTSSYDSNMIVSTFYTIIIPMLNPIIYSLRNKDVKEAIKKIFREVGL; encoded by the exons atgGTGCAGCTCTCATCAGATTTAGATTCATACCAGATCCAGATGAAAAATGTGACTGAAGTAAACATGTTTATACTGATGGGCTTTACAGATGATTTAGAGGTGCAACTCtacctatttttactttttctggcAATCTATCTTTTTACACTGGTAGGAAATTTGGGACTGGGTATGATGGTCATTGTGGATTCTCGAATCCAAAACCCAATGTACTATTTTCTGAGTGTCTTATCATTCCTGGATGCCTACTATTCTTCAGTGGTCACTCCAAAAATGTTGATTAATTTCCTGTCAGAGAATAAAACCATTTCCTATCTTGGATGTGCAGCACAAATGCTTCTCTTTGTTACTTTTGGGACCACAGAATGCTTTCTTCTGGCTGCAATGGCATACGATCACTACGTGGCCATCTACGACCCCCTCCTGTATTCAGCCAGCATGGCTCCTAGAGTCTACGTG AGACTCATCATTGCTTCCTATGTTGCTGGCATCATGCATGCTACTGTACACACAGTGGCTACTTTCAGCCTCTCCTTCTGTGCCTCCAATGAAATCAGACACGTGTTCTGTGACATCCCTCCCCTCCTCGCTATTTCTTGCTCTGACACTCACACAGACCAGCTTCTACTTTTCTATTTTGTGGGCTCTATTGAGATAGTCACTGTCCTGATTGTCCTGATCTCCTGTGGTTTCATTCTGTTGGCCGTTCTGAGGATGTGTTCTGCTGAAGGGAGAAGTAAAGTCTTTTCTACATGTGGATCTCACCTAACTGGAGTGACTATTTATCATGGAACCATCCTCTTCACATATATGAGACCAACTTCCAGCTATGACTCAAACATGATCGTGTCAACATTTTACACCATTATCATTCCCATGCTGAATCCTATCATCTACAGTTTAAGGAATAAAGATGTAAAAGaggcaataaaaaaaatattcagagaagTTGGTTTATAA